Proteins from one Pseudomonadota bacterium genomic window:
- the dnaK gene encoding molecular chaperone DnaK, producing the protein MAKKVIGIDLGTTNSVVAIMEGGEPKVIINEEGSRLTPSVVAFTKDGEVLVGQTAKRQAITNPENTIFSIKRFVGRRYNEVQGEIKTVPYKVVADQEGNVRVDIRGKQYTPQEISAFVLQKLKKSAEAYLGQTIEDAVITVPAYFNDSQRQATKDAGRIAGLNVLRIINEPTASALAYGLDKKKDETIAVYDFGGGTFDISILEVGDNVVEVKSTNGDTHLGGDDIDQLVIDWIVAEFKKDQGIDLSKDRMALQRLKEAGERAKIELSTAVETEINLPFITADSAGPKHLNMKLRRAELEKLADDIMQKTVEPCKRAMADAKLDFSKIDEVVLVGGSTRIPKVQEIVKSFFGKEPHRGVNPDEVVALGAAVQAGVLAGEVKDVLLLDVTPLSLGIETLGGVMTKIIERNTTIPTKKSQIFTTAEDSQMSVEIHVLQGEREFARDNRTLGRFQLIGLPPAPRGIPQIEVTFDIDANGILHVNAKDLATGKEQNIQITASTGLSEDEIKKMVHDAEVNAEEDRKRKQDIEAKNQLDNLIYQTEKTLNDNKDKLTNEDTKPVEDAMASAKDILKSGDSDKIRSAMDELTKASHKLAEVLYKKTAGPTGGAGQGAEEQKTQQEGRKGDDDVVDAEFEDVKK; encoded by the coding sequence ATGGCAAAAAAAGTGATCGGTATAGACCTCGGTACAACCAATTCTGTTGTAGCGATTATGGAAGGTGGTGAGCCGAAGGTAATAATAAATGAGGAAGGTAGCAGGTTAACACCAAGCGTGGTTGCATTCACGAAAGACGGTGAAGTGCTTGTAGGGCAGACCGCAAAAAGACAGGCCATTACAAATCCTGAAAATACAATCTTCTCGATTAAGAGATTTGTGGGAAGAAGGTATAATGAAGTACAGGGAGAAATAAAGACTGTTCCCTATAAAGTAGTGGCGGATCAGGAAGGTAATGTAAGAGTTGATATAAGGGGAAAACAGTATACTCCTCAGGAAATTTCTGCTTTTGTACTCCAGAAACTGAAGAAATCTGCCGAAGCATATCTTGGTCAGACTATAGAAGATGCAGTCATTACCGTACCGGCTTATTTTAATGACTCCCAGAGACAGGCAACAAAAGATGCGGGAAGGATTGCAGGGCTTAATGTATTGCGTATCATCAATGAACCGACAGCGTCTGCGCTTGCATACGGGCTTGATAAGAAAAAGGATGAAACCATCGCTGTTTACGACTTTGGCGGAGGCACATTCGATATTTCCATATTGGAAGTCGGCGACAATGTTGTTGAGGTAAAATCCACTAATGGCGATACCCACCTTGGAGGCGACGACATAGACCAGCTTGTCATAGACTGGATCGTTGCGGAATTCAAGAAGGATCAGGGCATTGATCTTTCCAAGGACAGGATGGCCTTACAGAGGCTCAAAGAGGCAGGGGAGAGGGCAAAGATTGAGTTATCAACAGCAGTTGAGACTGAGATCAACCTTCCTTTTATAACTGCCGACAGCGCGGGTCCGAAACACCTGAATATGAAGCTTCGCAGAGCTGAGCTTGAAAAACTGGCCGATGATATAATGCAGAAGACGGTTGAACCGTGCAAAAGGGCTATGGCAGACGCAAAACTGGATTTCAGTAAAATAGATGAAGTTGTCCTTGTGGGTGGGTCCACAAGAATTCCCAAGGTTCAGGAAATTGTAAAAAGCTTCTTTGGCAAGGAACCACACAGAGGCGTGAACCCTGATGAGGTTGTGGCCCTTGGCGCAGCAGTCCAGGCAGGCGTACTGGCCGGTGAAGTGAAAGATGTACTGCTTCTTGATGTGACCCCGCTTTCACTCGGTATTGAGACATTGGGCGGAGTGATGACGAAGATCATTGAAAGGAATACTACAATTCCTACAAAGAAGAGCCAGATTTTTACCACTGCCGAAGACAGCCAGATGAGCGTAGAGATCCATGTGCTTCAGGGGGAAAGGGAATTTGCAAGGGACAATAGAACACTTGGAAGATTTCAACTGATAGGCTTACCGCCTGCCCCGAGAGGAATTCCTCAGATTGAGGTTACCTTTGATATTGATGCAAACGGCATTCTTCATGTGAATGCAAAAGATCTTGCCACAGGCAAGGAACAGAATATCCAGATCACAGCATCTACAGGTTTGAGCGAAGACGAAATAAAGAAGATGGTCCATGATGCTGAAGTGAATGCTGAAGAAGACAGAAAGAGAAAACAGGATATCGAAGCAAAAAATCAGCTTGATAATCTTATATACCAGACTGAGAAAACACTGAATGACAATAAAGATAAACTGACGAATGAAGACACGAAGCCCGTTGAAGATGCAATGGCTTCAGCAAAAGACATCTTAAAGAGCGGCGATTCCGATAAAATCAGGAGTGCAATGGATGAACTTACAAAGGCTTCACACAAGCTTGCCGAGGTGCTGTATAAAAAGACAGCAGGACCAACAGGTGGTGCCGGACAGGGCGCGGAAGAACAGAAAACACAGCAGGAAGGCCGCAAGGGTGATGACGATGTGGTGGATGCTGAATTTGAGGACGTGAAGAAATAG
- a CDS encoding PfkB family carbohydrate kinase, with protein sequence MNSYDIVFIGHTATGEIVPFEDTPSFGTGGGAAFFGATAAVCCAKKIAMVTKMSKEDAHVMEPLKAMGIDIYLQPSSETTHMKIVYPTANVDERQIFQTKSAGFFRIEEMPPLEPGLIHLGALSDQEFTLEFMKGLKARGFRLSIDMQGFLWEVDQQTRAIRYKDLPEKEEILHMVETVKLDVAEAKALTGTDDLKRAAAIVEDWGCLETIITRSDGVLVYKNGESYFARFSNRSVEGRTGRGDATIGAYLARKIDHSIEDAIKFAGALASIKMEAKGPFMGTLEDVLKRMEETEVVVP encoded by the coding sequence ATGAATAGTTATGACATTGTTTTTATCGGTCACACTGCAACAGGCGAGATCGTTCCTTTTGAAGACACTCCTTCTTTCGGAACAGGAGGAGGCGCAGCTTTTTTCGGAGCAACAGCGGCTGTTTGTTGCGCTAAAAAAATTGCAATGGTAACAAAAATGTCTAAAGAAGATGCTCATGTTATGGAACCCTTAAAAGCCATGGGCATCGACATTTATCTTCAGCCTTCTTCTGAGACTACACACATGAAGATCGTTTATCCGACTGCGAATGTTGATGAAAGACAAATCTTTCAAACCAAGAGCGCAGGGTTTTTCCGGATTGAGGAAATGCCTCCCCTGGAGCCGGGATTAATCCATCTCGGCGCTCTCAGCGACCAGGAATTTACCCTGGAGTTTATGAAGGGACTTAAAGCACGCGGATTTCGCTTATCAATTGATATGCAGGGTTTTTTATGGGAGGTAGATCAACAGACACGTGCCATTCGCTACAAAGATTTACCTGAGAAGGAGGAGATCCTGCATATGGTCGAAACGGTAAAATTGGATGTAGCAGAGGCAAAAGCCCTGACAGGAACAGACGATCTTAAAAGAGCTGCTGCTATAGTTGAAGATTGGGGATGTCTTGAAACAATTATAACGCGTTCAGATGGTGTATTGGTATACAAAAACGGGGAAAGCTATTTTGCGCGATTCTCAAACAGGAGCGTTGAAGGAAGAACAGGGCGCGGTGATGCGACAATTGGGGCATATCTTGCCCGGAAAATAGACCATTCCATTGAAGACGCCATAAAATTTGCCGGAGCCCTTGCATCGATTAAGATGGAGGCTAAAGGACCCTTTATGGGTACCCTTGAAGATGTTCTGAAAAGAATGGAAGAAACTGAAGTTGTAGTCCCTTAA
- a CDS encoding PqqD family peptide modification chaperone, whose amino-acid sequence MLIDSLIIKKNNAGITLFDLTNGASYQFNNTGKTIIECLQDGQTEDHIVSKLCNDYAHIPLGQISEDVAKFIKKLNHFGLLRTTDVNVSKIDALCWDITYKCNLSCAHCYLGDIINNHDVNENLLLTVWEQLKDKQIGIIDFSGGEPFLHKHFLSLLQLTTLNNNGVMIKTNATLIDNTTAQLLSQLDNILVVSISLDGPSPEIHDAMRSPGAFQKTVKGIENLAKYGVYTNLVFTSTDFNYPYIENTINLGIRLGANSFQVSTVFSQGRAITNSIELSHNTRKFHFINLDIITKNLKGEIGITSFSDRYDLFVEGKFKRKGCGLTKGNFMIDPSGNIFPCRRFSGMDAHKIGNILGIDFDWEETIHKIKSFSSLTVDNLPKCSLCKIKYLCGGLCRQNAVVHTGDFLGQDPDCHSFRRACETFISWKT is encoded by the coding sequence ATGCTTATCGATTCACTTATCATTAAAAAGAACAATGCTGGAATAACGCTATTCGACTTGACAAATGGTGCAAGCTATCAATTTAACAATACCGGTAAGACGATTATTGAGTGTTTGCAAGATGGACAAACTGAGGATCATATAGTTTCTAAATTATGTAATGATTATGCACATATTCCACTAGGTCAAATAAGCGAAGACGTAGCCAAATTTATAAAGAAATTAAATCACTTTGGTTTACTTCGTACCACTGATGTCAATGTATCTAAGATTGATGCACTATGCTGGGATATTACATACAAATGTAATTTATCGTGCGCTCATTGTTACCTTGGAGATATTATTAATAATCATGACGTCAATGAAAATTTACTTTTGACTGTTTGGGAACAATTAAAAGATAAACAAATTGGGATTATAGACTTTAGTGGTGGAGAACCGTTTTTACATAAACATTTCCTCTCATTATTACAATTGACGACATTGAATAATAATGGAGTCATGATCAAGACTAATGCCACGCTTATAGACAACACAACTGCTCAATTACTATCACAATTGGATAATATTCTTGTGGTAAGCATAAGTCTAGATGGACCTTCACCTGAAATTCATGATGCAATGAGATCTCCTGGGGCTTTCCAAAAAACTGTTAAGGGAATTGAAAACCTTGCCAAGTACGGTGTTTATACTAATTTGGTCTTTACCTCCACAGATTTCAACTATCCTTATATCGAAAATACAATTAATCTTGGCATACGGTTAGGCGCAAATTCGTTTCAAGTGAGTACGGTATTCTCTCAAGGCAGAGCCATCACTAACTCGATAGAACTTAGCCACAATACTCGTAAATTCCATTTCATCAATCTGGATATTATCACCAAAAACTTAAAAGGGGAAATCGGCATTACCTCATTTTCGGACAGATATGACCTCTTCGTGGAGGGTAAATTCAAAAGGAAAGGGTGTGGCCTTACGAAAGGGAATTTTATGATCGATCCTTCCGGGAACATTTTTCCGTGTCGCCGGTTTTCTGGTATGGATGCCCATAAGATAGGAAATATTCTGGGAATAGACTTCGATTGGGAGGAAACAATTCATAAAATAAAAAGTTTTTCTTCTCTTACTGTGGACAATCTACCAAAATGTTCCCTCTGCAAAATTAAGTATCTTTGTGGGGGACTTTGTAGACAGAATGCCGTTGTTCATACAGGCGACTTTTTAGGACAAGACCCGGACTGTCATAGCTTCAGGCGTGCCTGCGAAACCTTCATTTCGTGGAAAACTTAG
- a CDS encoding AMP-binding protein — MNNGHWMTAKDVLKVNAFKWPDKIGAKDLYKEYTFKQWNERSCRLANALTNMGMKKGDRFAVLAYNCVEWMDIYAAAAKGGFICVPIMFRLSAPEMEYNINNSESKVFIVQGGADPRDGKAYPWIDIVNGMKKNLPSVEKYVSFSSDNHRYENFISFEDAIAAASPEEPAVQVDADDIWVLMYTGGTTGKPKGVMKSHANMFAQFLIMIYDHVFGFNDTNLLVMPCCHINSLNYSFVVTWVGGTVMCYNMISFDPEDLLKTFSDHRITFTSLVPTHYIMMLTLPDEVKQKYDLTSVKKLLISSAPARRDTKLGILKMFPNSQLDEAYGSTEAGCVTILKPEEQLAKLGSCGREFIGTDLIRLYDENGNLITKPNTVGELYSRSPMLFEGYWKDHEKTASVMKDGFFTAGDMAYKDEDGYVFLVDRKANMIISGGENIFPSEVENIVGGHEKVKDVAVIGVPHEKWGEQVTAVVVLHEGQTATPEEISSYCKGKIAGYKVPKNVIFIKDDEMPRSGPGKILHRALRERYGKWSDHQ, encoded by the coding sequence ATGAACAACGGTCACTGGATGACGGCAAAAGATGTATTAAAGGTGAATGCATTTAAATGGCCGGATAAGATAGGCGCTAAAGATCTATACAAGGAATATACATTTAAGCAGTGGAATGAACGTTCATGCAGGCTTGCAAATGCGCTCACAAATATGGGCATGAAGAAAGGCGACAGGTTTGCCGTTCTTGCATACAACTGCGTGGAATGGATGGATATCTATGCAGCAGCTGCAAAAGGCGGGTTTATTTGCGTACCTATTATGTTCAGGCTTTCTGCGCCGGAAATGGAATATAATATCAACAACAGCGAATCCAAAGTATTTATTGTTCAGGGCGGAGCAGATCCGAGAGACGGTAAGGCATACCCATGGATAGACATAGTAAACGGCATGAAGAAGAATCTTCCTTCAGTAGAAAAATATGTTTCCTTTTCCTCTGATAATCATCGTTATGAAAACTTTATCTCCTTTGAAGATGCAATAGCCGCGGCAAGCCCGGAAGAACCGGCTGTGCAGGTAGATGCTGATGACATCTGGGTTCTTATGTACACAGGGGGTACAACAGGCAAACCTAAGGGTGTTATGAAAAGCCATGCAAATATGTTTGCGCAGTTTCTTATCATGATTTACGACCATGTCTTTGGTTTTAATGACACGAATCTTCTTGTCATGCCCTGCTGTCACATCAATTCGCTGAACTATTCCTTTGTTGTCACCTGGGTGGGGGGAACGGTTATGTGCTACAATATGATAAGCTTTGATCCTGAAGACCTGTTGAAGACTTTCTCCGACCACAGGATCACCTTTACTTCCCTTGTGCCGACTCATTATATCATGATGCTTACCCTCCCTGATGAGGTGAAGCAAAAATACGACCTCACTTCTGTCAAGAAACTTCTTATCTCTTCTGCTCCAGCCAGACGCGATACAAAGCTCGGTATCCTTAAGATGTTTCCGAATTCCCAGCTTGACGAGGCCTATGGCTCAACAGAAGCAGGCTGCGTCACAATCCTGAAACCGGAAGAGCAGCTTGCAAAGCTTGGTTCATGCGGACGTGAGTTTATCGGCACAGATTTGATAAGGCTCTATGATGAAAATGGCAATCTTATTACAAAACCGAATACGGTTGGCGAGCTTTATTCGAGAAGTCCCATGCTCTTCGAGGGCTACTGGAAAGACCATGAAAAGACAGCATCAGTTATGAAAGACGGTTTTTTCACTGCCGGCGACATGGCTTACAAGGATGAGGATGGGTATGTTTTTCTCGTTGACAGAAAGGCGAACATGATCATCTCCGGCGGCGAGAATATCTTCCCGTCCGAGGTGGAAAATATTGTAGGCGGACATGAGAAAGTAAAAGATGTGGCGGTCATTGGCGTGCCTCATGAGAAATGGGGCGAGCAGGTCACAGCCGTTGTTGTGCTTCATGAAGGGCAGACGGCAACTCCGGAAGAAATTTCCTCGTACTGTAAGGGCAAGATCGCAGGCTACAAAGTCCCCAAGAATGTAATTTTTATCAAGGACGATGAGATGCCGAGATCAGGGCCGGGTAAGATACTTCATAGAGCATTGAGAGAAAGATATGGAAAATGGAGCGATCATCAATAA
- the iorA gene encoding indolepyruvate ferredoxin oxidoreductase subunit alpha: protein MKKIMQGNEAIARGAWEAGVSVGCAYPGTPSSEIMAEISKYDEVYTEWSPNEKIAVEVAHGASLAGGRAIACMKHVGLNVAADPFMTITYTGIKGGFVVVVADDPGQHSSQNEQDSRNWTRFGKAPMLEPADSQECKDFTKIAFDMSEKFDTPVLLRTETRVSHCDSTVELGERKESAIQKGLDQKDTPKYVMVPMYSRVKRIALEDKIKKLAAYADTEFPYNVMEINDPSIGFISSGVSYLYTKDVFPQYSFLKLGMVWPLPKNMIAEFFKKVKKVIVVEELDPFLETEIRAMGYKVWHGKDLIPSVGELSTGIVKQSLIKVVEGRKYKPPKIMIKPEDLPRRPPNLCAGCSHRPLFYALKKLGLYVFGDIGCYALAVAPPLAAMHASTCMGAGVGGAYGAGKVLGKEGLGKICAVLGDSTFLHSGIGPLMDTVYNKGYSTTIILDNRITAMTGQQETPGTGYTIKGEPANMVDYEQIARALGVKNVRKVDPYNIEATMKVIREEVNRNDASVIITMNSPCMLLRRTNPLGKFKYPVYLIDTGMCRGCKVCLEINCPAISWQEGKGQTKDGNKRKGTVFINKDQCVGCEVCVQVCKFKAITPGAR, encoded by the coding sequence ATGAAAAAAATAATGCAAGGGAATGAGGCGATTGCAAGAGGTGCCTGGGAGGCAGGTGTAAGTGTGGGATGTGCCTATCCGGGGACGCCAAGCAGTGAAATTATGGCTGAAATATCCAAATATGATGAAGTCTATACGGAATGGTCCCCTAACGAGAAAATAGCAGTGGAAGTTGCCCACGGCGCTTCCCTTGCCGGTGGAAGGGCGATTGCATGTATGAAACATGTAGGACTGAATGTAGCTGCCGACCCTTTTATGACCATTACTTACACAGGCATTAAGGGTGGTTTTGTCGTTGTTGTAGCTGATGATCCCGGACAGCATAGTTCCCAGAATGAACAGGACAGCAGAAACTGGACCCGTTTCGGAAAGGCCCCAATGCTTGAACCGGCTGATTCTCAGGAGTGTAAGGATTTTACGAAAATAGCCTTTGATATGAGCGAAAAATTTGATACTCCCGTGCTTTTAAGGACCGAGACCAGGGTTTCACACTGCGATTCCACTGTTGAACTGGGTGAAAGAAAGGAATCTGCAATTCAGAAAGGTCTTGACCAAAAAGATACGCCCAAGTATGTCATGGTTCCCATGTATTCCAGGGTAAAGCGGATTGCCCTTGAAGATAAAATAAAAAAACTTGCTGCATATGCAGATACCGAATTCCCATACAATGTTATGGAGATCAATGATCCTTCAATAGGTTTTATCTCGTCAGGTGTTTCCTATCTCTATACAAAGGATGTTTTCCCTCAATATTCCTTTTTGAAGCTGGGTATGGTATGGCCGCTGCCAAAGAACATGATTGCCGAATTCTTTAAAAAGGTTAAAAAGGTAATTGTAGTGGAAGAACTTGACCCTTTTCTTGAAACAGAGATCAGGGCAATGGGCTACAAAGTCTGGCACGGTAAAGACCTGATCCCGTCAGTAGGTGAATTGTCAACAGGTATAGTCAAACAATCGCTTATAAAAGTTGTGGAGGGCAGGAAATATAAACCACCGAAAATAATGATAAAACCGGAAGACTTGCCGAGAAGACCGCCGAATCTCTGCGCCGGTTGTTCACACAGGCCGTTGTTCTATGCTCTGAAAAAACTTGGATTGTATGTGTTCGGCGATATTGGCTGTTATGCGCTGGCAGTTGCACCGCCCCTTGCTGCCATGCATGCTTCAACGTGTATGGGTGCCGGTGTCGGTGGCGCTTATGGCGCAGGGAAGGTTCTCGGCAAGGAGGGGCTTGGGAAGATCTGTGCGGTGCTCGGTGATTCCACATTCCTCCATAGCGGTATCGGACCATTGATGGACACGGTTTACAACAAAGGCTATTCAACTACAATTATCCTTGACAACAGGATTACGGCCATGACCGGACAACAGGAAACGCCCGGCACAGGATATACGATCAAAGGTGAACCTGCCAACATGGTCGACTATGAGCAGATAGCAAGAGCTTTGGGTGTCAAAAATGTGAGAAAAGTAGACCCATATAATATTGAAGCAACAATGAAAGTAATCAGGGAAGAAGTCAACAGGAATGATGCCTCAGTTATTATCACAATGAACAGTCCTTGTATGCTCCTGCGCAGGACAAACCCCTTAGGAAAATTCAAGTATCCGGTGTATTTAATTGACACTGGTATGTGCAGAGGCTGCAAGGTCTGCCTTGAGATCAACTGTCCTGCAATAAGCTGGCAGGAGGGTAAAGGTCAGACAAAGGACGGCAATAAGAGAAAAGGGACAGTGTTTATCAACAAAGACCAGTGCGTCGGCTGTGAGGTCTGTGTTCAGGTCTGTAAATTTAAAGCCATTACACCAGGAGCAAGATAA
- a CDS encoding indolepyruvate oxidoreductase subunit beta, with translation MTENGKVTNIFLSGVGGQGTILASNILAEVFLNTGYDVKKAEVHGMAQRGGDVTTHFRFGKKVYSPLIEYGEADFLLSFELLEAARYINWVKPEGKIIINRQAILPPGVSLGQAEYPGDIERTFRKYFKNNVWIINGQEMARELGNIQAANVVLTGAFSNFFPKIKEEQWTNAIKALLPAKLHDLNVKAFYEGRMAV, from the coding sequence ATGACAGAGAATGGAAAAGTCACAAATATATTTCTTTCAGGTGTTGGAGGTCAGGGGACGATTCTTGCGAGCAACATTCTTGCTGAAGTATTCCTCAACACAGGGTATGATGTAAAAAAGGCTGAAGTTCACGGTATGGCACAGAGAGGCGGAGATGTTACCACTCATTTTCGATTCGGTAAGAAAGTATACTCGCCGCTTATTGAGTACGGCGAGGCAGATTTTCTCCTGTCCTTTGAGCTGCTTGAAGCTGCACGATACATAAACTGGGTGAAGCCTGAAGGGAAAATTATCATCAATAGACAGGCAATTCTCCCGCCTGGCGTAAGCCTTGGGCAGGCAGAGTATCCCGGAGATATTGAAAGGACATTCAGGAAATACTTCAAAAACAATGTCTGGATAATTAACGGGCAGGAAATGGCGCGGGAACTTGGTAATATTCAGGCTGCAAACGTGGTGCTTACAGGTGCCTTTTCCAATTTCTTCCCCAAAATCAAGGAAGAACAGTGGACAAATGCGATAAAGGCGCTTTTGCCGGCAAAACTTCATGACCTTAATGTGAAAGCATTTTATGAAGGCAGGATGGCTGTTTAG
- a CDS encoding IclR family transcriptional regulator, giving the protein MDKKEQEKKSEYNGLVPAVDQAARILLCLTKSPSQKMNLTEICKDVGIYKSKGYSILNTLQKYGFVQKDPAGKTYFLGLGLISLSRRVLDGLNYSETAGPFLETLAEKTHSTALFGIINDGNVFVVARQEADKDISVTIRLGYRFNISHGAHGKAIVAFLPEEERESILRQDKLFFHGDASRLDRNRLEKELTKCRQTGFAFDMGELNAGINVIASPVFDSHERLIGSLFIMGTFPESRIEEYGAIVTEHAGKFSAMLGGRQ; this is encoded by the coding sequence TTGGATAAAAAAGAACAGGAAAAGAAATCCGAATATAATGGCTTGGTTCCTGCGGTAGATCAAGCAGCAAGAATCCTGCTCTGCCTTACAAAAAGCCCGTCCCAGAAGATGAATCTCACAGAGATATGTAAAGATGTCGGTATATACAAGAGCAAGGGGTACTCGATTCTCAATACCTTGCAGAAGTATGGTTTTGTACAAAAAGATCCTGCCGGGAAAACCTACTTTCTGGGGCTTGGACTGATATCCCTGTCAAGAAGGGTTCTGGATGGCTTAAATTACAGCGAAACAGCAGGTCCCTTTCTTGAAACTCTTGCAGAAAAGACCCACAGCACAGCCCTGTTTGGTATCATAAACGATGGAAATGTTTTTGTTGTAGCCAGGCAGGAGGCGGATAAAGACATCAGTGTTACAATCCGTCTTGGATACAGATTCAACATTTCCCACGGCGCCCATGGAAAGGCAATAGTCGCTTTTCTGCCGGAGGAGGAGCGAGAGAGCATACTCAGACAGGATAAACTCTTTTTTCATGGCGATGCCTCAAGACTGGATCGCAACAGGCTGGAAAAGGAGCTTACGAAATGCAGGCAAACAGGTTTCGCCTTTGATATGGGTGAATTAAATGCAGGCATCAATGTCATTGCCTCTCCTGTTTTTGATTCACATGAGAGATTGATCGGATCTCTATTTATCATGGGAACATTTCCTGAGTCACGCATTGAAGAATATGGCGCCATAGTTACTGAACATGCCGGAAAGTTCTCTGCGATGCTTGGCGGCAGACAATGA
- a CDS encoding class I adenylate-forming enzyme family protein, which translates to MTDINVHIGEMLARNGRMYPDDIALVERMPAEGKRFIITWREFDERANCFANVLLSKGIKKGDKVMHLMNNSIDWLIAYFGIVRTGAWVVPLNFRFMSNDIQYCADVAQPDIFIFGEEFEERIEPINAGLTSVKHYICTGEKCPSYAESFSRLLTGSSPMPPIVNITFEDPCGLYFTSGTTGQPKPILLTHLNMATACITENMHHFQTKKDIFILIPPLYHTGAKMHWFGSLIVGGTSVILKGISPQWTLEAVNEEGGTIVWLLVPWAQDILLKLDSGELKLKDYKLSQWRLMHIGAQPVPPSLIIHWKKYFPDMAYDTTYGLSEATGPNCVHLGIENIHKVGAIGRPGFNCETKIVDENRNPVKKGEPGELCVRGNGVMREYYKNPEATEKALINGWLFTGDMAKEDEDGFIYIVDRKKDVIITGGENVFPVEVEDFLHTNPCVKDTAAIGIPDERLGEIVAIVVDVVPGKMLTEEEVLAYCEKLPKYKRPRKVFFGEIPRNPTGKIEKTKLRKKYIGMEEAFKIK; encoded by the coding sequence ATGACTGACATTAATGTCCATATCGGTGAGATGCTGGCAAGAAACGGCAGGATGTATCCTGATGATATTGCCCTTGTCGAAAGGATGCCGGCGGAGGGTAAAAGGTTTATCATAACATGGCGTGAATTTGATGAGCGTGCTAATTGTTTTGCCAACGTTCTTTTGTCAAAAGGCATTAAAAAAGGCGATAAAGTCATGCACCTAATGAATAATTCCATTGACTGGCTTATTGCTTATTTCGGTATAGTGAGGACAGGCGCATGGGTAGTGCCTCTTAACTTCAGATTTATGAGCAACGACATCCAATATTGTGCTGATGTGGCTCAACCAGATATTTTTATTTTCGGCGAAGAATTTGAAGAAAGAATAGAGCCTATCAATGCCGGATTAACCTCTGTTAAACACTACATCTGTACAGGCGAAAAATGTCCTTCCTATGCCGAATCATTTTCTCGGCTTCTGACCGGATCGTCTCCAATGCCGCCGATCGTAAACATTACTTTCGAAGATCCCTGCGGCCTTTATTTTACTTCCGGCACAACGGGTCAACCGAAGCCGATTCTGCTTACTCATTTAAATATGGCAACGGCTTGTATTACGGAAAACATGCACCATTTCCAGACAAAGAAGGACATCTTCATACTCATACCGCCCCTTTACCATACAGGAGCGAAGATGCACTGGTTTGGCAGCCTTATTGTAGGAGGGACTTCCGTAATCCTGAAAGGAATTTCCCCGCAATGGACTCTTGAGGCGGTGAATGAGGAAGGAGGAACCATTGTCTGGCTTCTTGTGCCCTGGGCTCAGGATATATTGCTCAAACTGGACAGCGGCGAATTAAAATTAAAGGATTACAAGCTTTCCCAATGGCGTCTCATGCATATAGGCGCACAGCCGGTCCCGCCTTCCCTTATTATCCACTGGAAGAAATATTTTCCGGATATGGCCTATGATACTACTTATGGTTTGAGCGAGGCCACAGGACCGAACTGTGTCCATCTGGGGATTGAGAATATCCACAAGGTCGGCGCTATAGGACGTCCCGGCTTCAACTGTGAAACAAAGATTGTCGATGAAAACCGTAATCCTGTAAAGAAGGGCGAGCCGGGAGAACTATGTGTCCGCGGCAATGGTGTAATGCGTGAGTATTACAAGAATCCTGAAGCAACGGAAAAGGCACTTATAAACGGATGGCTTTTTACCGGTGATATGGCAAAAGAAGATGAAGACGGCTTTATCTATATTGTGGACAGGAAGAAGGATGTCATTATTACCGGCGGTGAAAATGTCTTTCCTGTTGAAGTTGAAGATTTCCTCCACACAAACCCCTGTGTTAAAGATACCGCAGCTATCGGCATTCCTGATGAGCGGCTTGGAGAGATTGTTGCCATTGTGGTTGATGTGGTCCCCGGCAAAATGCTTACCGAAGAAGAGGTCCTTGCATACTGCGAGAAACTGCCGAAATACAAACGTCCCCGAAAGGTCTTTTTCGGTGAGATTCCAAGGAATCCTACCGGCAAAATAGAGAAGACAAAACTGAGGAAAAAGTATATAGGCATGGAGGAAGCATTCAAGATAAAGTAA